ACCTGCCCTCGTCCTTGAGGCGGCCGAGGCGCAGGCAGGCGTGCAGCCCCAGCGTGATCTCCGTCACCATGTCCGCCAGCTTCTTCTGCACCAGCTGGTTCCGGGCCAGCGGGCCCCCAAACTGCTTCCTGCGGGCCAGGGGAGGGGGGCAGCGAGGTTTGGgagggttttggggggtttgggaCCCCCCCAAAGCGCCCCCAGCCCCCCTCGTTACCTGTCGAGCACGTATTGCCGCGCCGTCTCCAGACAAGCCTCGGCGGCGCCCAGCGCGCCCCAGGCGATGCCGTACCGCGCCTNNNNNNNNNNNNNNNNNNNNNNNNNNNNNNNNNNNNNNNNNNNNNNNNNNNNNNNNNNNNNNNNNNNNNNNNNNNNNNNNNNNNNNNNNNNNNNNNNNNNNNNNNNNNNNNNNNNNNNNNNNNNNNNNNNNNNNNNNNNNNNNNNNNNNNNNNNNNNNNNNNNNNNNNNNNNNNNNNNNNNNNNNNNNNNNNNNNNNNNNNNNNNNNNNNNNNNNNNNNNNNNNNNNNNNNNNNNNNNNNNNNNNNNNNNNNNNNNNNNNNNNNNNNNNNNNNNNNNNNNNNNNNNNNNNNNNNNNNNNNNNNNNNNNNNNNNNNNNNNNNNNNNNNNNNNNNNNNNNNNNNNNNNNNNNNNNNNNNNNNNNNNNNNNNNNNNNNNNNNNNNNNNNNNNNCATCCCGCTGGTGCCACTGGGACCCCCCACATCCCACTGGTGTCACTGGGATCCCCCACATCCCGCTGGTGCCACTGGGACCCCTCCCATCCCGCTGGGACCCCTCCCATCCCGCTGGTGCCACTGGGACCCCTCCCCATCCCGCTGGGACCCCTCCCCATCCCGCTGGGACCCCTCCCCATCCCGCTGGGACCCTCCCCAGGGTGGCTCCCCCCTTACCGCCAGGCCCTCGGCGTTGGGCAGCAGGTTCTCCTCGGGCACCTCCACGTCATCCAGGAGGATCATCCCGGTGGTCGAGGCTCGCAGGGAGAACTTGCCCTCGATTTTGGGGGTGCTGAGCCCGGGGGTCCCGCGCTCCACCAGGAAACCCCGGACCCGCCCGTCCTCCTCGCACTTGGCCCACACCACGCACAGGTCGGCTATGGGCGAATTGGTGATCCTGGGGAGGGGGTTTGGGGCGGGAGGGTCAAGGGGGAGCTCTGGGGGTCTCCCCCATGGCCCCCTCCCCTCAATTTCGAGGCTCACCAGGTCTTGGAGCCGCGCAGGGTGTAGGTGCCGGAGCTGGGGTTGTGCCGTGCCCGCGTCTCCATCCGCCCCGGGTCGCTCCCGTGGTTGGGCTCCGTCAGCCCGAAGCACCCCACAATCTCCCCCcgagctggggagggggcgtCAGGGACACCC
The sequence above is a segment of the Parus major isolate Abel unplaced genomic scaffold, Parus_major1.1 Scaffold557, whole genome shotgun sequence genome. Coding sequences within it:
- the GCDH gene encoding glutaryl-CoA dehydrogenase, mitochondrial encodes the protein PWVCDAGYGCAGTTSVGYGLVTRELERVDSSYRSVLSVQSSLVMYPLWAYGTPAQRERFLPRLARGEIVGCFGLTEPNHGSDPGRMETRARHNPSSGTYTLRGSKTWITNSPIADLCVVWAKCEEDGRVRGFLVERGTPGLSTPKIEGKFSLRASTTGMILLDDVEVPEENLLPNAEGLAARYGIAWGALGAAEACLETARQYVLDRKQFGGPLARNQLVQKKLADMVTEITLGLHACLRLGRLKDEGRAAPEMVSMLKRNSCGKALSIARDARDMLGGNGICDEFHVIRHLMNLEAVNTYEGTHDIHALILGRAITGVQAFAPAKGT